A single region of the Salvelinus sp. IW2-2015 linkage group LG20, ASM291031v2, whole genome shotgun sequence genome encodes:
- the aldoaa gene encoding aldolase a, fructose-bisphosphate, a — protein sequence MPHSFPFLSTEQKKELSDIAQKIVAPGKGILAADESTGSVAKRFQSINAENTEENRRLYRQLLFTADRVEPCIGGVIFFHETLYQKTDDGKLFPQLIKERNMVVGIKVDKGVVPLAGTNGETTTQGLDGLYERCAQYKKDGADFAKWRCVLKITDTTPSELAIKENANVLARYASICQMHGIVPIVEPEILPDGDHDLKRCQYVTEKVLSAVYKALSDHHVYLEGTLLKPNMVTPGHSCSQKYSNQEIAMATVTALRRTVPPAVPGITFLSGGQSEEEASINLNAMNQCPLHRPWAITFSYGRALQASALKAWGGKPENGKACQEEFIKRALNNSKACQGKYVSSGDKGAAGGESLYVANHAY from the exons ATGCCTCACTCATTCCCATTCCTCTCTACGGAGCAGAAGAAGGAGCTCAGTGATATTGCTCAGAAGATCGTTGCTCCCGGCAAGGGAATCCTTGCTGCCGATGAGTCTACTG GCAGCGTCGCCAAGCGTTTCCAAAGCATCAACGCTGAGAACACTGAGGAGAACCGCCGTCTTTACCGCCAACTCCTCTTCACGGCCGACCGCGTAGAGCCATGCATCGGTGGAGTCATCTTCTTCCATGAGACCCTGTACCAGAAAACAGACGACGGCAAGCTGTTCCCCCAGCTCATCAAGGAGAGGAACATGGTGGTGGGCATCAAGGTGGACAAAGGTGTCGTCCCCCTGGCCGGGACCAACGGAGAGACCACCACTCAGG gtcTGGATGGGCTGTACGAGCGGTGTGCCCAGTACAAAAAGGACGGAGCTGACTTTGCTAAGTGGCGTTGTGTGCTGAAGATCACTGACACCACCCCCTCAGAGCTGGCCATCAAGGAGAACGCCAACGTCCTGGCGCGCTACGCCAGCATCTGCCAGATG CATGGCATCGTGCCCATCGTGGAGCCTGAGATCCTGCCAGACGGAGACCATGACCTGAAGCGCTGCCAGTATGTCACAGAGAAG GTTCTGTCTGCAGTGTATAAGGCTCTGTCTGACCACCATGTGTACCTGGAGGGCACCCTGCTGAAGCCCAACATGGTCACCCCTGGACACTCCTGCTCCCAAAAGTATAGCAACCAGGAGATAGCCATGGCAACTGTCACCGCCCTGCGCCGCACCGTGCCCCCAGCCGTGCCTG GCATCACCTTCCTGTCTGGCGGCCAGTCTGAGGAGGAAGCATCCATCAACCTGAATGCCATGAACCAGTGTCCCCTTCACCGGCCCTGGGCCATCACGTTCTCCTACGGCCGCGCCCTGCAG GCCTCCGCCCTCAAGGCCTGGGGAGGCAAGCCAGAGAACGGCAAGGCCTGCCAGGAGGAGTTCATCAAGAGAGCCCTG aacaacagcaaggccTGTCAGGGCAAGTATGTTTCCTCTGGAGACAAGGGCGCCGCCGGCGGAGAATCCCTCTATGTGGCCAACCACGCCTATTAA